In the genome of Desulfofarcimen acetoxidans DSM 771, one region contains:
- the cls gene encoding cardiolipin synthase, with protein MRNLKLLLVACLLVLFLTLLETNGFAYSVSILNTGYHYIADTNQTVNLFMPNYTKFGKAQYWKLATELVAVFFGLSNLLIAILIVFENRSSSRTVAWLLVLLAFPILGFVLYILIGQKPRKRKKVKDHLQADDLLQLKSLLDKQLKMLDGPEHAIDKNIYAKKRLVNLILNNFEEPFTIHNTSQVLTNGQETFDAICESINKAEHHVHLEYYTIRPDRIGHKIRDLLIEKAKAGVMVRLLYDAVGSRSLNRKFLEPLWRAKAEVGVFLPVKLPFFHSKMNYRNHRKILVVDGRTGYVGGLNIGDEYLSKGELGFWRDTHLEIKGEAVAFLQRIFLLDWHFATGNSIVSPQYFPVQKFQANQPIQIASGGPDSERASIQQVYFATISSAQEKIFITTPYFVPDESIITALKTAALSGIDVRLVFPAIPDKRLVHWASMSYIKEVLEAGVKVYLYQKGFIHAKILLVDGVVASVGTANMDMRSFALNFEVNALIYDREVVSRLEKDFIADISCSRLVTYEQFLNKPLWSKFKESGARILSPML; from the coding sequence ATGAGAAATTTGAAATTACTTCTTGTTGCATGTCTGCTGGTTCTTTTTCTTACGTTGTTGGAAACTAATGGTTTTGCCTATAGCGTAAGTATTCTTAATACTGGTTATCACTATATAGCAGATACTAATCAAACCGTTAATTTATTCATGCCAAATTATACTAAGTTCGGTAAAGCGCAGTACTGGAAATTGGCTACCGAATTAGTAGCTGTTTTTTTCGGCTTGTCTAATTTATTAATAGCTATCTTAATAGTTTTTGAAAACCGCAGTTCGTCCAGAACTGTAGCTTGGTTGCTGGTACTGCTAGCTTTTCCTATATTGGGTTTTGTTTTATATATACTTATTGGGCAAAAACCAAGGAAAAGAAAAAAAGTTAAGGATCATTTGCAGGCTGACGATTTGCTTCAGTTAAAATCTCTGCTGGACAAACAATTGAAAATGCTTGATGGCCCTGAGCATGCAATAGATAAGAATATCTATGCTAAAAAGAGATTGGTAAATTTAATTTTAAATAATTTTGAAGAACCTTTTACTATTCACAATACTTCTCAAGTTTTAACAAACGGCCAGGAAACTTTTGATGCAATTTGTGAATCTATAAACAAGGCCGAACATCATGTACATCTGGAATATTATACTATACGCCCTGACCGTATCGGCCATAAAATCAGAGATTTGTTGATAGAAAAAGCAAAAGCAGGAGTTATGGTAAGGCTGCTTTATGACGCAGTTGGCAGTCGCAGTTTGAATAGAAAATTCCTGGAGCCTCTTTGGCGAGCAAAAGCCGAGGTGGGTGTATTTCTACCTGTTAAGCTGCCGTTTTTTCATAGTAAGATGAATTATAGAAATCACCGGAAAATACTGGTCGTTGATGGTAGAACCGGCTATGTAGGCGGCTTAAATATTGGTGACGAGTATTTGAGTAAGGGGGAACTGGGCTTTTGGCGTGATACGCACCTGGAGATTAAGGGAGAAGCAGTGGCTTTTCTGCAGCGTATATTTCTTTTGGACTGGCATTTTGCTACAGGGAATTCGATTGTTTCGCCGCAATATTTTCCGGTTCAGAAGTTTCAGGCCAATCAGCCTATTCAAATAGCTTCCGGTGGGCCGGATTCGGAACGAGCCAGCATACAGCAAGTCTATTTTGCCACAATTTCTTCTGCTCAAGAAAAAATATTTATCACCACACCGTATTTTGTGCCGGATGAGAGCATTATAACGGCTCTTAAAACAGCGGCTTTAAGCGGTATAGATGTAAGGCTTGTTTTCCCGGCCATTCCCGATAAAAGATTGGTTCACTGGGCTTCTATGTCGTATATTAAAGAGGTATTGGAAGCCGGAGTCAAGGTATATTTATACCAGAAGGGTTTTATCCATGCTAAAATATTGCTGGTGGATGGGGTAGTGGCTTCTGTAGGTACTGCTAACATGGATATGCGAAGTTTTGCCTTGAATTTTGAGGTGAACGCATTAATCTATGACAGGGAAGTGGTCAGTCGTCTGGAAAAGGATTTTATTGCTGATATTTCTTGCAGTCGACTTGTTACGTATGAACAATTTCTAAATAAACCTCTTTGGAGTAAATTTAAAGAATCAGGCGCTCGTATATTGTCGCCAATGCTTTAA
- a CDS encoding mechanosensitive ion channel family protein, whose translation MFKQLNILQTKIEALSKPKVMEALLLNLAAALLVILFTYILIKFTNKLLDKVLKNKDETDENQLISNNVLQAMRVLLKSLIFYGGILIATVIILEIFNVRIITPEDLKGLGFIVLKIIGIIIGAKLIVNLGQVIIEQVFNNKEIRHGFFENRRAKTLKVLLKSILTYFIFFMAGIMILQIFNVNTNAILTSAGILGLAVGFGAQNLVKDIISGFFIIFEDQFTVGDYVDVGGSIGTVEGIGLRTSKIRNWTGQLHIIPNGEITKVTNYNRGNMYAVIIIGIAYEEDIDRAIGVLNQECEKAFHEEADIVEIPTVQGIIELADSSVNVRIVARTVAGQQWHIERNLRRRFKIELDRAGIEIPYPRQVNYQR comes from the coding sequence ATGTTTAAGCAGTTAAATATTCTTCAGACAAAAATAGAGGCGTTAAGCAAACCAAAGGTAATGGAGGCACTTCTTTTAAATTTAGCGGCTGCTCTATTGGTTATCCTGTTCACATATATCCTGATCAAGTTTACCAATAAGCTTTTGGATAAAGTATTAAAAAATAAGGATGAAACCGACGAAAATCAACTAATATCTAATAATGTTTTGCAGGCTATGCGTGTTTTATTGAAGTCATTAATCTTTTATGGCGGTATATTAATTGCAACTGTTATTATTTTGGAAATTTTTAATGTAAGAATTATAACACCCGAAGACTTGAAAGGGTTGGGTTTTATAGTTCTAAAGATTATCGGGATTATAATAGGTGCGAAACTGATTGTTAATCTGGGTCAGGTGATTATAGAACAGGTATTTAATAATAAGGAAATTAGACATGGTTTTTTTGAAAACAGGCGGGCCAAAACGCTAAAGGTATTACTGAAAAGTATTTTAACATATTTTATATTCTTTATGGCTGGCATAATGATTTTGCAAATCTTTAATGTCAATACTAACGCCATTTTAACCAGTGCCGGGATACTGGGTTTGGCCGTGGGTTTTGGTGCACAGAACCTGGTTAAAGATATAATAAGCGGTTTTTTCATAATTTTTGAGGATCAGTTTACTGTTGGTGATTATGTTGATGTAGGAGGATCCATAGGTACTGTGGAGGGTATTGGACTGCGTACTTCAAAAATCCGCAACTGGACGGGCCAGTTGCATATTATACCTAACGGTGAGATTACTAAGGTAACCAACTATAACAGGGGAAATATGTATGCTGTCATAATTATTGGTATAGCCTATGAGGAAGATATTGACAGGGCTATAGGAGTCCTTAATCAGGAGTGTGAAAAGGCTTTTCATGAAGAAGCGGATATTGTGGAAATTCCCACTGTACAGGGTATAATAGAGCTTGCCGATTCTTCGGTTAATGTAAGGATTGTTGCACGAACTGTTGCCGGCCAGCAGTGGCATATTGAGAGGAATCTAAGACGTCGTTTTAAAATAGAACTGGACCGTGCCGGTATTGAAATACCTTATCCGAGACAAGTTAATTACCAGAGATAA
- a CDS encoding polyprenyl synthetase family protein, which yields MRQLLKLFNEIKDDLKIVEQELYQVVQTPDALLTETSVHLLNAGGKRLRPAFCLLGGKFYNYDIKKLLPLAVALELIHMASLVHDDVVDASMTRRGMPTVKAKWGNRISVHVGDYLFAKSLILISSYKEPLITRVLSDTSVKMSEGEIQQISTSFNVNQYLKDYFYRIKRKTALLISASCQLGAVACGAPKEIYLPLNRYGHYIGMAFQITDDILDMVANKNKLGKPIGGDLRQGIITLPVIYALEKSPRKERLRDLIVKEVKSDKEVYEAIEIIKKSGGIKYSFDIADKYIHKARIHLAKLPDNTIKSTLNLAAEFIKVRKF from the coding sequence ATGCGTCAACTGCTCAAGCTGTTTAATGAGATAAAAGACGATCTAAAAATTGTAGAACAAGAGCTGTACCAAGTTGTGCAAACACCTGACGCACTGTTGACGGAGACCTCTGTTCATCTCTTGAATGCCGGAGGTAAGCGGCTTCGCCCGGCTTTTTGTCTTTTAGGCGGTAAGTTTTATAATTATGACATAAAAAAGCTATTGCCGCTGGCTGTTGCTTTAGAGTTAATTCATATGGCTTCATTGGTGCATGATGATGTGGTGGATGCATCCATGACGCGCAGGGGCATGCCGACTGTGAAAGCTAAATGGGGCAATCGTATATCTGTGCATGTTGGCGATTACTTGTTTGCCAAGTCGCTTATTTTAATATCTTCTTATAAAGAACCCCTGATAACAAGGGTTCTGTCCGATACCAGTGTTAAGATGTCTGAGGGTGAAATACAGCAGATTTCCACCTCTTTTAACGTTAATCAATATTTGAAGGATTATTTTTATAGAATTAAGCGCAAAACAGCTTTGCTGATATCAGCCAGCTGTCAATTGGGTGCCGTTGCCTGCGGTGCTCCTAAGGAAATCTACCTGCCGCTTAATCGATATGGTCACTATATTGGTATGGCCTTTCAGATTACCGATGATATTTTGGATATGGTAGCCAATAAAAATAAGCTTGGTAAACCTATCGGCGGTGACTTGCGTCAGGGAATCATTACCTTGCCTGTTATTTACGCTTTAGAAAAAAGCCCCCGCAAAGAACGCCTTAGAGATCTTATTGTTAAAGAGGTTAAATCAGATAAAGAAGTTTATGAAGCTATTGAAATCATTAAAAAAAGCGGCGGCATAAAGTACTCTTTTGATATTGCTGATAAATATATTCATAAAGCCAGGATTCATTTAGCCAAGTTACCCGATAATACCATTAAATCAACGCTGAACTTAGCAGCTGAGTTTATTAAAGTCAGGAAGTTTTAG
- a CDS encoding NAD(P)-dependent oxidoreductase, with protein MVLLDKCYPISVRLCGKKCLVIGGGRVAERKIISLLECSARVTVVSPELTERLENLVAAGHLVYRQGEYDTDDLQGVFLVIGATNSDQVNQKVAKDCFERNILVNVVDDPLSGNFFVPAQVRRGSLSIAVSTDGKSPMFARRIREELEGLYPPEYSELVELVGELRSKVINEIADEQQKAQILKQMADGDLMQLLREGQYDRAKELVKDAYYRSRG; from the coding sequence ATGGTATTATTGGATAAGTGTTATCCGATATCTGTGCGGTTATGTGGTAAAAAGTGTCTGGTTATAGGTGGTGGACGGGTAGCCGAAAGAAAAATTATTTCTCTGCTTGAATGCAGTGCCAGGGTTACTGTGGTCAGTCCTGAGCTGACAGAAAGACTTGAGAATCTGGTTGCTGCCGGGCACTTGGTGTACAGGCAGGGAGAATACGATACTGACGACCTGCAAGGTGTTTTTCTTGTTATAGGAGCTACAAACAGTGATCAGGTTAATCAAAAGGTGGCCAAAGACTGTTTTGAACGAAACATCTTGGTTAATGTGGTAGATGATCCGCTAAGTGGAAATTTTTTTGTGCCGGCTCAGGTACGCCGCGGTTCTTTAAGTATAGCTGTCTCTACTGACGGTAAGAGTCCTATGTTTGCCCGGCGTATACGGGAGGAATTGGAAGGCTTATACCCGCCGGAGTATAGTGAATTAGTTGAACTTGTCGGTGAACTGCGCAGCAAGGTAATTAATGAAATCGCCGATGAACAGCAGAAGGCACAGATATTAAAGCAAATGGCAGACGGGGATTTAATGCAATTATTAAGGGAAGGTCAATATGACCGGGCAAAGGAGCTGGTCAAGGATGCTTATTATCGTAGTAGGGGTTAA
- the hemA gene encoding glutamyl-tRNA reductase, whose translation MLIIVVGVNHRTAPVEIRERLSFSEGAIKEALIKLNALPAISGCVIVSTCNRTEIYAATMELNDGLYDIWRFLSNRSGVDISEIKNYTYSHSLYDTVRHLFRVSSGLDSMILGETQILGQIKDAYELSRKQGSTNRVINTLFQQALAVGKKVRSETGIDRHAVSISYAAVELAKQSMGSLNGKSVLVIGAGKMSELTVKHLVANGVSGVVVSNRSYERAISLARQFNGQAVNFTELYKYMTMADIVISCTAASHYVVKLNQFRSVMEKRIEQKIFIIDIAVPRDIDPNIANLPGVTLYDVDDLQNVVDSNLAERKLAAVAAEEIIEDKLDEFMKWLSTQFVVPTIIALKNKTEAIKESELQKAFNRLGKLSEHDKKIINTLAGAIVSQILHEPVTQLKAYAVTPQGHLYAEILQNLFSLNVEGKRSENNIWPSNQMLAAAASDINCDFLREDINNERNCSRNQG comes from the coding sequence ATGCTTATTATCGTAGTAGGGGTTAATCACAGGACAGCTCCGGTTGAAATAAGAGAGAGGCTGTCTTTTTCTGAAGGTGCTATTAAAGAAGCTTTGATAAAGCTCAATGCGCTTCCGGCTATTAGCGGGTGTGTAATAGTTTCAACTTGCAACCGCACTGAGATATATGCGGCCACAATGGAGCTTAATGATGGCTTGTATGATATCTGGAGATTTTTATCCAACCGCTCGGGTGTAGATATTTCTGAAATTAAAAATTATACTTATTCACATAGTCTTTATGATACTGTTCGACATTTGTTCAGGGTGTCATCCGGCTTGGATTCTATGATATTAGGGGAAACTCAAATTTTGGGACAAATTAAGGATGCTTATGAATTATCACGTAAACAGGGCTCAACCAACCGGGTAATTAACACCCTTTTTCAGCAGGCTCTGGCTGTTGGCAAAAAGGTGCGCAGCGAAACAGGTATTGATCGTCATGCTGTGTCTATCAGTTATGCAGCGGTTGAATTAGCCAAGCAGAGTATGGGTAGTCTGAACGGTAAGTCTGTCCTGGTTATCGGCGCCGGAAAGATGAGTGAATTGACTGTTAAGCATCTGGTGGCTAACGGTGTGTCAGGTGTTGTGGTATCAAACCGTTCTTATGAGAGGGCTATTAGTTTAGCCAGGCAGTTTAACGGGCAGGCCGTTAACTTTACCGAATTATACAAATATATGACTATGGCTGATATTGTAATAAGTTGTACAGCAGCTTCTCATTATGTGGTCAAGTTGAATCAGTTTCGCTCAGTAATGGAAAAGCGGATCGAACAAAAAATTTTTATTATTGATATTGCAGTTCCCCGCGACATTGACCCGAATATTGCTAATTTACCCGGCGTTACCTTGTATGACGTGGATGATTTGCAAAATGTAGTGGACAGCAATTTGGCTGAGCGAAAACTGGCAGCTGTAGCTGCAGAAGAAATAATTGAGGACAAGCTGGATGAATTTATGAAATGGTTGTCTACGCAGTTTGTGGTGCCTACTATTATTGCTCTTAAAAATAAAACTGAAGCGATTAAAGAAAGTGAATTACAAAAAGCTTTTAACCGCTTGGGTAAGTTATCGGAACATGATAAGAAAATAATCAACACTTTAGCCGGAGCTATTGTCAGTCAGATTCTGCATGAGCCGGTTACCCAGTTGAAGGCCTATGCTGTTACTCCTCAGGGACATTTATATGCGGAAATTCTACAAAATCTATTTAGCCTGAATGTTGAAGGCAAGCGTTCTGAAAATAATATCTGGCCTTCTAATCAAATGTTAGCTGCTGCAGCAAGTGATATTAATTGCGATTTTTTACGGGAGGATATCAATAATGAGAGAAATTGTAGTCGGAACCAGGGATAG
- the hemC gene encoding hydroxymethylbilane synthase, which produces MMREIVVGTRDSQLALWQANWVVDRLRERNPGYSFRIQGIKTHGDNILDVALAKIGDKGLFTKELEVALLSDEIDLAVHSMKDLPTDLPGGLAVGAVCEREYPGDVLVSSQGYVLDKLPEGAVIGTSSLRRTAQLLHYRQDLRIVNIRGNLNTRLRKMDEEKLDGVVLAYAGIQRLGLKDRITERIPMEICLPAVGQGSIGIEIRHLDEEIMDIVETIEHRPSRIAVSAERNFLKRLEGGCQVPIGAYGLVIGNEIKFEGLIASLDGKHLVRDVIAGPVNEAAKIGVKLAESLLKKGGREILRAVRQENC; this is translated from the coding sequence ATAATGAGAGAAATTGTAGTCGGAACCAGGGATAGTCAACTGGCTCTCTGGCAGGCTAACTGGGTTGTGGACAGATTGCGTGAGCGTAACCCCGGTTATAGTTTTCGCATTCAGGGTATTAAAACCCATGGTGATAATATTCTTGATGTGGCCCTGGCCAAAATAGGCGATAAGGGTCTTTTTACTAAAGAGCTGGAAGTGGCGTTACTGAGTGATGAAATTGATTTAGCGGTTCATAGCATGAAGGATCTGCCCACAGATCTTCCTGGCGGGCTTGCTGTAGGCGCAGTTTGTGAAAGGGAATATCCGGGTGACGTTTTGGTATCATCACAGGGTTATGTTCTGGATAAGTTGCCTGAAGGAGCTGTTATTGGTACCAGTAGTTTGAGACGTACAGCCCAACTGCTTCACTACAGGCAGGATTTAAGAATAGTTAATATCAGAGGCAACCTGAATACCCGTTTAAGAAAAATGGATGAAGAAAAGCTGGATGGTGTTGTACTGGCTTATGCCGGGATTCAGAGACTTGGTTTGAAGGATAGAATCACAGAGCGGATTCCTATGGAAATATGTTTGCCCGCAGTGGGTCAGGGTTCCATAGGCATTGAAATTCGTCATTTAGATGAGGAAATTATGGATATTGTGGAAACTATAGAGCACAGACCGTCTAGGATCGCTGTTAGTGCTGAAAGAAATTTTCTGAAAAGATTAGAAGGCGGCTGTCAGGTGCCAATCGGGGCATATGGCCTGGTAATCGGTAATGAAATTAAATTCGAAGGTTTGATTGCCAGTTTAGATGGCAAGCATCTGGTTCGTGATGTTATAGCCGGGCCTGTTAATGAAGCTGCCAAGATTGGAGTTAAGCTGGCGGAGAGCCTGTTGAAAAAAGGCGGCAGGGAAATATTGCGGGCTGTACGACAGGAGAATTGTTAA
- the cobA gene encoding uroporphyrinogen-III C-methyltransferase encodes MKKGIVYLIGAGPGDPKLITVRGVECIKKADVVVYDRLAGSRLLGYAAPHAEMIYVGKSPDRHTLRQEEINQLLVKKAAQGLVVARLKGGDPFVFGRGGEEAEVLVQNSIPFEVVPGITSAIAVPAYAGIPVTHRDCTSTLAIITGNEDPAKEDSSIAWDKIATAAGTLVFLMGMGNLPKITDRLMGAGRPASTPVALIRWGTRPEQRTLTGTLEDIADLAKQDDFKNPAIIIVGEVVKLREKLAWFENKPLFGKRIVVTRSREQASVLSEAIEALGGESWEFPAIKIEEPEDYTAMDSSIENIVQFDWLIFTSVNGVKYYMDRLKQHKKDIRELKGIRLCAIGPKTKESLEQYGLLVDYVPGEYRAEQIIEGLKDKVSPGTKVLLARADIARKVLPEALRELKADVTEVVAYRTLQGSSSSELLKQMLVDKEIDAVTFTSSSTVRNFVDLLGKENRVELLNGVVLASIGPVTSQTAVEMGLNIDIEAKEYTINGLVQELLAYFQ; translated from the coding sequence ATGAAAAAAGGTATTGTTTATTTAATCGGTGCCGGGCCTGGAGATCCCAAGTTAATCACAGTTAGAGGCGTGGAATGTATAAAAAAAGCTGATGTGGTAGTTTATGATCGCCTGGCCGGTTCCAGGCTGTTGGGTTATGCAGCTCCACACGCGGAAATGATTTATGTAGGCAAATCACCCGACCGGCATACTTTGAGACAAGAGGAAATTAATCAGCTGCTGGTGAAAAAGGCAGCACAAGGACTGGTGGTAGCCCGCTTAAAAGGGGGCGACCCCTTTGTTTTTGGACGGGGAGGGGAAGAAGCGGAGGTTCTGGTGCAAAACAGTATTCCGTTTGAAGTTGTTCCCGGTATTACTTCAGCTATAGCTGTTCCTGCTTATGCCGGCATACCGGTTACACATAGAGATTGTACTTCAACTCTGGCCATTATCACCGGCAATGAAGATCCTGCAAAAGAGGATTCCAGTATTGCCTGGGATAAAATTGCTACTGCTGCCGGCACATTGGTTTTCTTAATGGGCATGGGTAATCTGCCTAAAATTACGGACAGGCTTATGGGAGCGGGCAGACCGGCTTCGACACCTGTTGCACTGATTCGCTGGGGTACCAGACCGGAACAACGTACTTTGACAGGAACACTGGAGGATATAGCAGACCTGGCCAAACAGGATGATTTTAAAAACCCGGCCATAATCATAGTAGGTGAGGTAGTCAAACTCAGGGAAAAGCTGGCCTGGTTTGAAAATAAACCGTTGTTCGGGAAACGAATTGTGGTTACACGTTCCAGGGAGCAAGCCAGCGTACTGTCTGAGGCGATTGAGGCTTTAGGTGGTGAATCATGGGAATTTCCCGCCATAAAAATTGAGGAGCCGGAAGATTATACAGCCATGGACTCTTCTATTGAAAATATAGTGCAATTTGATTGGTTAATATTTACAAGTGTTAATGGCGTAAAATATTACATGGATAGGCTTAAGCAACATAAAAAAGACATCCGGGAATTAAAAGGTATCCGGCTTTGTGCTATTGGGCCGAAAACAAAAGAATCGCTAGAGCAATACGGCCTGCTGGTGGACTATGTTCCCGGCGAGTACCGAGCCGAACAGATTATAGAAGGCCTGAAAGATAAGGTCTCTCCCGGCACAAAAGTACTGCTGGCCAGAGCGGATATAGCAAGAAAGGTTTTGCCGGAAGCACTGAGAGAATTGAAGGCAGACGTAACGGAGGTAGTTGCCTATAGAACTCTGCAGGGCAGCAGCAGCTCGGAATTGCTTAAACAGATGCTGGTGGATAAAGAAATCGACGCAGTGACCTTTACCAGTTCTTCAACAGTGCGTAACTTTGTGGATTTGCTGGGTAAAGAAAACCGGGTTGAGCTGTTAAATGGTGTAGTACTGGCCAGTATTGGCCCGGTTACTTCACAAACCGCCGTTGAGATGGGTCTTAATATAGATATTGAAGCAAAAGAATATACTATTAACGGTCTTGTGCAGGAATTATTAGCATATTTTCAGTAG
- the nirJ1 gene encoding putative heme d1 biosynthesis radical SAM protein NirJ1: MISITKLLCDSENFGDSLRYSSGSRGQIHGAAAGHGPVVVWNITRTCNLKCIHCYSNSDNKKYEGELTTAEAKNFIKDLAEFKVPVILFSGGEPLIRKDFFELAACASDLGIRCTISTNGTLITGDVAQKIKDIGVGYVGISLDGIGENNDRFRGRSGAYEAALKGIRNCLAVGQKVGLRFTINKHNYLELNDIFDLIERENIPRVCFYHLVYSGRGEEMIDQDISHLQTRAALDLIMERALDFKRRGLEKEILTVDNHADAVYIYLRLLEKDPDRAEKVMELLQRNGGNRTGIAIGEVDWHGYVHPDQFTQNHSFGSVRERKFGDIWTDMSQPVLAGLKDRKPLLKGRCAGCRWLQVCNGNFRARAEAVTGDFWASDPACYLSDEEIGLKSGGSI; encoded by the coding sequence ATGATCAGTATAACTAAGCTTTTATGCGATTCGGAAAACTTTGGAGACAGCCTGCGCTACAGCAGTGGTTCACGGGGACAAATACACGGGGCTGCGGCGGGGCACGGGCCGGTGGTAGTCTGGAATATAACACGTACCTGCAATCTAAAATGCATTCATTGCTATTCAAATTCTGATAATAAAAAATATGAGGGCGAGCTCACTACAGCTGAGGCCAAAAATTTTATCAAAGATTTAGCCGAGTTCAAAGTACCGGTGATTCTATTTTCCGGTGGTGAACCTTTAATTCGCAAAGACTTTTTTGAATTAGCCGCCTGTGCGAGTGATTTAGGTATACGCTGTACCATATCTACCAATGGAACCTTGATTACCGGAGACGTTGCTCAAAAAATAAAGGATATAGGGGTAGGCTATGTAGGCATCAGCTTGGATGGCATAGGTGAAAATAATGACCGGTTTCGAGGCAGGAGCGGGGCCTATGAGGCTGCTCTCAAGGGTATCAGAAATTGTTTGGCGGTAGGCCAAAAAGTAGGCCTGCGTTTTACAATTAATAAACATAATTACCTGGAGTTAAACGATATTTTTGATTTAATTGAGAGAGAAAATATACCAAGGGTATGCTTTTATCATCTGGTTTATTCCGGGCGCGGGGAGGAAATGATTGATCAGGATATATCCCACCTGCAAACCAGGGCTGCTCTTGATTTAATTATGGAAAGAGCCCTTGATTTTAAAAGAAGAGGACTGGAGAAAGAAATCCTTACAGTAGACAATCATGCAGATGCAGTCTATATATATTTGAGGCTTTTAGAAAAAGACCCTGACAGGGCTGAAAAAGTTATGGAATTGCTGCAGCGAAATGGTGGCAACCGTACAGGTATTGCAATAGGAGAAGTGGACTGGCATGGTTATGTGCATCCTGACCAATTTACTCAGAATCACAGTTTTGGCAGTGTGCGTGAACGCAAATTCGGGGATATCTGGACTGATATGAGCCAACCGGTGCTGGCTGGGTTGAAGGATCGCAAGCCGCTGCTTAAAGGGCGCTGTGCCGGCTGCCGTTGGCTGCAGGTTTGCAATGGTAATTTCCGGGCAAGGGCAGAGGCTGTTACAGGGGATTTCTGGGCATCTGATCCGGCCTGCTATTTATCAGATGAGGAAATAGGTTTAAAATCTGGGGGGAGCATTTAA
- the hemB gene encoding porphobilinogen synthase, with amino-acid sequence MSFPITRFRRLRASDGIRGLVRENRIHSADLIYPLFATYGQGIKRPVGAMPGVYNFSIDMLLEEIKEVVELGIPAVILFGVPEIKDASGSGAYAEEGIVQQAVRAIKRSYPDLLVVTDVCLCEYTDHGHCGIIQNGRILNDPTLELLARTAVSHARAGADIVAPSDMMDGRVAAIRRSLDDSGYCHIPIMAYSAKYASAYYGPFREAAGSAPQFGDRKTYQMDPANALEAIRETALDIEEGADIVMVKPALAYMDIIRRVKDEFPYPLAAYNVSGEYSMVKAAAEKGWIDEKKIVLETLTGLKRAGADIIITYHAKDAARWLKEG; translated from the coding sequence ATGTCTTTTCCGATTACACGTTTTCGACGCTTGCGGGCTTCAGACGGTATACGCGGTTTGGTGAGGGAAAACCGGATTCATTCAGCAGACTTAATATACCCACTCTTTGCAACTTATGGGCAGGGCATAAAAAGGCCTGTGGGAGCTATGCCGGGGGTATATAATTTTTCTATTGATATGCTTCTGGAAGAAATTAAAGAGGTCGTTGAACTGGGCATACCTGCGGTAATTCTCTTTGGTGTACCGGAAATCAAAGATGCCTCAGGCAGCGGGGCTTATGCTGAGGAGGGAATTGTTCAGCAGGCTGTCCGGGCTATCAAGCGGTCATACCCTGATTTGTTGGTTGTCACAGATGTCTGTCTCTGCGAATATACGGATCACGGCCATTGCGGCATTATTCAAAACGGCCGGATTTTAAACGACCCGACACTGGAATTACTGGCCCGTACAGCTGTCTCTCATGCCCGTGCCGGTGCTGACATCGTGGCACCCTCCGATATGATGGACGGCAGGGTGGCAGCTATCCGTAGGTCTCTCGATGATTCGGGGTATTGCCATATTCCTATTATGGCTTATTCCGCTAAGTACGCTTCTGCCTATTACGGGCCTTTTAGAGAAGCCGCCGGTTCTGCTCCTCAGTTCGGCGATCGTAAAACTTACCAAATGGACCCGGCCAATGCTCTTGAAGCTATCCGTGAAACTGCACTTGATATTGAAGAAGGGGCTGACATAGTAATGGTAAAGCCTGCCCTGGCATATATGGATATCATACGCAGGGTTAAAGATGAGTTTCCTTATCCTTTGGCTGCCTATAATGTCAGCGGCGAGTATTCTATGGTTAAAGCTGCAGCTGAAAAAGGCTGGATTGATGAGAAAAAAATTGTGCTGGAAACGCTGACCGGTCTAAAGCGGGCCGGAGCAGATATTATTATCACCTATCACGCTAAAGATGCAGCGAGGTGGTTAAAGGAGGGGTAG